In Niveispirillum cyanobacteriorum, the following proteins share a genomic window:
- a CDS encoding YciI family protein — translation MRVMVIVKATEDSEQGRMPSMELLTAMGAFNDELIKAGIMLAGDGVKPTATGYRIAFDGDTRTVRPGPFGHTTEQLAGFWIWQVKDMEEALAWAKRCPNPMPGPSELEIRPLYEEADFM, via the coding sequence ATGCGCGTGATGGTGATCGTGAAGGCGACCGAGGATAGCGAGCAGGGCCGGATGCCGTCCATGGAACTGCTGACCGCAATGGGGGCCTTCAACGACGAACTGATCAAGGCTGGCATCATGCTGGCCGGTGACGGGGTGAAGCCCACCGCCACCGGCTATCGCATCGCCTTTGACGGTGACACTCGTACGGTCCGGCCCGGCCCGTTCGGTCACACGACCGAGCAACTGGCCGGGTTCTGGATCTGGCAGGTAAAAGATATGGAAGAGGCGCTGGCCTGGGCCAAGCGCTGCCCCAACCCGATGCCGGGTCCCAGCGAGCTTGAAATCCGCCCCCTTTATGAGGAAGCGGATTTCATGTGA
- a CDS encoding spore coat protein U domain-containing protein: MTKFFAKTAAAALIASAIVAPAMAQNASGTIQLKGNVALSCTIAVQDLNQSLALKAGETAKTVGSVTETCNSGSGYKITLASANAGKLKSGNFTIDYSVNYDGQGGALTSQMVVDRATAQFGKKSDLKVTIAASDQYIAGDYADTVTVTIAAK; encoded by the coding sequence ATGACCAAGTTCTTCGCCAAGACCGCTGCTGCCGCCCTGATCGCTTCTGCCATCGTCGCCCCCGCCATGGCCCAGAACGCGTCCGGCACGATCCAGTTGAAGGGTAATGTCGCTCTGTCCTGCACCATCGCCGTCCAGGACCTGAACCAGTCGCTGGCCCTGAAGGCCGGCGAAACCGCCAAGACGGTCGGTTCGGTCACCGAGACCTGCAATTCCGGCTCCGGCTACAAGATCACGCTGGCCTCGGCCAATGCCGGCAAGCTGAAGTCCGGCAACTTCACCATCGATTACTCGGTCAACTATGACGGCCAGGGTGGTGCGCTGACCAGCCAGATGGTTGTTGACCGCGCCACCGCGCAGTTCGGCAAGAAGTCCGACCTGAAGGTCACCATCGCCGCCTCCGACCAGTACATCGCAGGCGACTATGCCGACACCGTCACCGTGACCATCGCCGCCAAGTAA
- the prfA gene encoding peptide chain release factor 1 gives MSDFETRFGEPLAKVMRHFDELRDGLASGALSGDAFVKASQEYAELEPVAAAITEMRRAHADMAELEAMAAGDDEEMRDLAVEELAEARRRLPELERRILLALLPKDEADERNAILEVRAGTGGDEAALFAAELFEMYKRYAASQGWRFETMDVSETGIGGYKEASATITGRSVFRRLKFESGVHRVQRVPATETQGRIHTSAATVAVLPEAEEVDIHIDERDLRIDVFRSSGPGGQSVNTTDSAVRITHLPTGIVVSQQDEKSQHKNKAKALKVLRARLYEAERQRLASERAADRKSQVGSGDRSERIRTYNFPQGRITDHRINLTLYGKIDRFMTGEMDEVIDALIAQEEAERLAELQ, from the coding sequence GTGTCGGATTTTGAAACCAGATTTGGCGAACCGCTGGCCAAGGTGATGCGGCATTTCGATGAGCTGCGCGATGGTCTGGCGTCGGGCGCGCTCAGCGGGGATGCCTTTGTGAAGGCCAGCCAGGAATATGCCGAGCTGGAACCCGTCGCCGCCGCCATCACCGAGATGCGCCGCGCCCATGCCGACATGGCGGAACTGGAGGCCATGGCCGCCGGCGATGATGAGGAGATGCGCGATCTGGCGGTGGAGGAGCTGGCCGAGGCCAGACGCCGCCTGCCCGAACTGGAACGCCGTATCCTGCTGGCCCTGCTGCCCAAAGATGAGGCAGACGAGCGCAACGCCATTCTGGAAGTGCGCGCCGGCACCGGCGGGGACGAGGCGGCCCTGTTCGCCGCCGAACTATTCGAGATGTATAAGCGCTATGCCGCGTCCCAGGGCTGGCGATTTGAGACCATGGATGTCAGCGAGACGGGCATCGGCGGTTACAAGGAAGCCAGCGCCACCATCACGGGGCGCAGTGTGTTCCGCCGCCTGAAATTCGAATCGGGTGTCCACCGGGTGCAGCGCGTACCGGCCACCGAAACCCAGGGCCGTATCCACACCTCTGCCGCCACCGTCGCCGTGCTGCCGGAAGCCGAAGAGGTCGATATCCATATCGACGAGCGTGATCTGCGCATCGATGTGTTCCGGTCGTCAGGCCCCGGCGGCCAGTCGGTCAACACCACAGACAGTGCCGTGCGCATCACCCACCTGCCCACCGGCATCGTGGTCAGCCAGCAGGACGAGAAGAGCCAGCACAAGAACAAGGCCAAGGCCCTGAAGGTGCTGCGCGCCCGCCTGTATGAGGCCGAACGTCAGCGTCTGGCCTCTGAACGCGCGGCAGATCGCAAAAGCCAGGTGGGATCGGGTGACCGGTCGGAACGCATCCGCACCTATAATTTCCCGCAAGGCCGCATCACCGACCACCGCATCAACCTGACCCTCTATGGCAAGATCGACCGGTTCATGACCGGCGAAATGGACGAGGTCATCGACGCCCTGATCGCCCAGGAAGAGGCGGAGCGTCTGGCGGAATTACAGTAG
- the rpsA gene encoding 30S ribosomal protein S1, translating into MAQVSAAKESFAALLEESFGSSDSLEGTVVKGRILSIDNDQVLIDVGLKSEGRVALKEFAVPGQPIELKVGDTVEVYLERMEDKNGEAVLSREKAKREEAWTLLEKSFTDQSRVTGIIFGRVKGGFTVDLNGAVAFLPGSQVDIRPVRDIAPLMGTPQPFQILKMDRSRGNIVVSRRAVLEESRAEARSELVASLKEGQILQGVVKNITDYGAFVDLGGVDGLLHVTDIAWRRINHPSEALQIGQTVTVQVIRFNSETQRISLGMKQLEADPWEGVEAKYPPQAKFKGRVTNITDYGAFVELEPGIEGLVHVSEMSWTKKNVHPGKIVSTSQEVEVMVLDVDPVKRRISLGLKQTMQNPWEAFVEKFPGGTELEGEVKNITEFGLFVGLPGDIDGMVHLSDLDWNTPGEQAIQEYKKGDQVKVKVLDVDVEKERISLGIKQLASDPFEQAAAGVKKGDVVTCTVTQITEGGIEVEVGEGFTGFIRKSDLSRERSEQRPDRFAVGEKVDAKVTQVDRGSRKIGLSIKAKEVEEEKSAMAEFGSSDSGASLGDILGAALKRKQQND; encoded by the coding sequence ATGGCACAGGTTTCCGCCGCGAAGGAAAGCTTCGCCGCTCTGCTTGAAGAGTCCTTCGGTTCCTCCGACAGCCTGGAAGGCACCGTCGTCAAGGGCCGCATCCTCAGCATCGACAATGACCAGGTCCTGATCGATGTCGGCCTGAAGTCCGAGGGCCGCGTCGCCCTGAAGGAATTCGCCGTTCCCGGTCAGCCGATCGAGCTGAAGGTTGGCGACACCGTCGAAGTTTACCTGGAGCGCATGGAAGACAAGAACGGCGAAGCCGTCCTGTCGCGTGAAAAGGCCAAGCGCGAGGAAGCCTGGACCCTGCTGGAAAAGTCCTTCACGGACCAGTCCCGCGTCACCGGCATCATCTTCGGCCGCGTCAAGGGTGGCTTCACCGTCGATCTGAATGGCGCCGTGGCCTTCCTGCCGGGCAGCCAGGTCGATATCCGTCCGGTGCGCGACATCGCCCCGCTGATGGGCACGCCGCAGCCGTTCCAGATCCTGAAGATGGACCGCTCGCGCGGCAACATCGTCGTCTCCCGCCGCGCCGTGCTGGAAGAAAGCCGTGCGGAAGCCCGCTCCGAGCTGGTCGCCTCCCTCAAGGAAGGTCAGATCCTGCAGGGCGTGGTCAAGAACATCACCGATTACGGTGCGTTCGTTGATCTGGGTGGCGTTGACGGCCTGCTGCACGTCACCGACATCGCCTGGCGCCGCATCAACCACCCGTCGGAAGCCCTGCAGATCGGCCAGACCGTCACGGTCCAGGTCATCCGCTTCAACTCCGAGACCCAGCGCATCAGCCTCGGCATGAAGCAGCTGGAGGCCGATCCGTGGGAAGGCGTGGAAGCCAAGTACCCGCCGCAGGCCAAGTTCAAGGGTCGCGTCACCAACATCACCGACTACGGCGCCTTTGTGGAGCTGGAGCCCGGTATCGAAGGTCTGGTGCACGTCTCCGAGATGAGCTGGACCAAGAAGAACGTCCATCCGGGCAAGATCGTTTCCACCTCTCAGGAAGTGGAAGTGATGGTCCTGGACGTCGATCCGGTGAAGCGCCGTATCTCGCTGGGTCTGAAGCAGACCATGCAGAACCCCTGGGAAGCCTTCGTCGAGAAGTTCCCGGGCGGCACCGAGCTGGAAGGCGAAGTCAAGAACATCACCGAATTCGGTCTGTTCGTGGGTCTGCCCGGCGACATCGACGGTATGGTGCACCTGTCCGATCTGGACTGGAACACCCCCGGCGAGCAGGCGATCCAGGAATACAAGAAGGGCGATCAGGTCAAGGTCAAGGTCCTGGACGTTGACGTTGAGAAGGAACGCATCTCGCTCGGCATCAAGCAGCTGGCCTCCGATCCGTTCGAGCAGGCTGCCGCTGGCGTCAAGAAGGGCGATGTCGTCACCTGCACCGTGACGCAGATCACCGAAGGCGGCATCGAGGTCGAAGTGGGCGAAGGCTTCACCGGCTTCATCCGCAAGTCCGACCTGTCGCGCGAGCGTTCCGAGCAGCGCCCCGACCGCTTCGCCGTTGGCGAAAAGGTCGATGCCAAGGTCACCCAGGTCGATCGCGGTTCCCGCAAGATCGGTCTGTCGATCAAGGCCAAGGAAGTCGAAGAAGAGAAGTCCGCAATGGCCGAGTTCGGCTCGTCCGACTCGGGCGCCTCTCTGGGCGACATCCTGGGTGCAGCCCTGAAGCGCAAGCAGCAGAACGACTGA
- a CDS encoding thioredoxin, whose product MSNPGNPANPGTPPDFFTRFPMREVSSAELDSVLAEEGVPPLSILFLWGRDCPNCDIAKHAILSAPPRFIWPEVRWLHDNVYDDMEMANRFSLHGIPVFFVFRGKRLIGKMTSWPGIGDFTNVIAGQIAALPGYHPPPGRPKLTLVKG is encoded by the coding sequence ATGTCCAATCCAGGCAATCCGGCCAATCCCGGCACACCACCGGATTTTTTCACGCGTTTCCCGATGCGCGAGGTCAGCAGCGCAGAGTTGGACAGTGTCCTGGCCGAGGAAGGGGTGCCGCCCTTGAGCATCCTGTTCCTGTGGGGCCGCGATTGTCCCAACTGCGATATTGCCAAACATGCCATCCTGTCGGCACCGCCGCGCTTCATCTGGCCGGAGGTGCGCTGGCTGCACGACAATGTCTATGACGATATGGAGATGGCGAACCGGTTCAGCCTGCACGGCATTCCCGTCTTCTTCGTGTTCCGGGGCAAGCGGCTGATCGGCAAGATGACCAGTTGGCCCGGCATCGGTGATTTCACCAATGTCATCGCCGGTCAGATCGCCGCCCTGCCGGGATATCACCCGCCGCCGGGCCGCCCGAAACTGACCCTGGTGAAGGGCTGA
- the cmk gene encoding (d)CMP kinase — MPRPVIAIDGPAASGKGTLARKVAAAMGYALLDTGALYRGVALTMIRAGVDLGDAEAATATARALTAADIDRLTHDPDLRLDTTASGASRVSAVPGVRQALLDFQRDFAANPPGGLPGAVLDGRDIGTVICPNAPVKLFVTASVTVRAQRRFAELQGRGENPDFADVLADMQARDDRDTKRAVAPLVPASDAVIIDNSDMTPQQVLDAALDVVRGRIPRAWPHP; from the coding sequence ATGCCTCGCCCCGTCATTGCCATTGATGGTCCTGCCGCGTCCGGCAAGGGCACGCTTGCCCGCAAGGTGGCGGCGGCCATGGGCTATGCGCTGCTGGACACGGGCGCCTTGTACCGTGGTGTGGCGCTGACCATGATCCGGGCGGGGGTTGACCTCGGCGATGCAGAGGCCGCGACGGCCACGGCCCGTGCCCTGACGGCAGCGGATATAGACCGGCTGACCCATGATCCCGACTTGCGGCTGGATACGACCGCGTCGGGTGCATCCCGCGTCTCTGCCGTGCCGGGCGTGCGTCAGGCGCTTTTGGATTTCCAGCGCGATTTCGCCGCCAACCCGCCGGGCGGGCTGCCCGGTGCTGTCCTGGATGGCCGCGACATCGGCACCGTCATCTGCCCCAACGCCCCGGTGAAGCTGTTCGTAACGGCCAGCGTCACGGTTCGTGCCCAGCGCCGTTTCGCGGAATTGCAGGGACGCGGGGAGAACCCGGACTTCGCCGATGTCCTGGCCGACATGCAGGCCCGTGACGACCGCGACACCAAACGCGCCGTCGCCCCCCTGGTGCCGGCATCCGACGCCGTGATCATCGACAATTCCGACATGACCCCGCAACAGGTGCTGGATGCGGCGCTGGATGTGGTAAGGGGCAGAATTCCGCGGGCATGGCCACACCCGTAA
- a CDS encoding ATP-binding protein, with product MAEGLWLLLANLFVALIYAATGWAGMQVPFAGEAVTLIWPPTGIAFAAVWRYGPRLLPGVFLGAFALNLLNFANPVFAISVGLGNCLPALAAWMWLHKVRGPQPLFDGPSGLIAFLSVPVLLTPMLSASAGILSSIAGGADLGEGLASAWVSWWVGDAMGVLLVAPPLILMAAPGAMALLRRRWGTALGLVLAGAALLSGMALVDTLWLREAGRFALFCLILAAGLRLGLLGTSIYTLLVATGLTLLTARGLGPFASTDYHASFATLLAALSILAVAGLALATVMATLRRVMLAERDARHQAEQALTRLCQTQDNLVQAEKMASLGRLVAGIAHEVNTPVGTALAAATRLANDTRGIEQALATGTLRREQMNEYIDATSLAARILQSNMERAARLIESFKHVAVDRTRQDRRRFDLAGYLEEVVISLRPQTRKTPHAIALTGATRLPVDTYPDAVAQLVTNLLVNAVTHAFVDGQTGRIELDLRADEQGWVELRVRDDGKGLAREQLDRVFEPFFTTGRERGGSGLGLYLAYSQVSQKLAGTLIVENSQPDNGTCFLARFPAVAPPASETGEVRPTPPPPIDLAAKRRSA from the coding sequence ATGGCAGAAGGCCTCTGGCTCCTGTTGGCGAACCTGTTCGTGGCCCTGATTTATGCGGCCACGGGGTGGGCCGGTATGCAGGTTCCGTTCGCGGGTGAGGCGGTCACCCTGATCTGGCCGCCCACCGGCATCGCCTTTGCCGCCGTGTGGCGCTATGGCCCCCGCCTTCTGCCCGGTGTGTTCCTGGGTGCCTTTGCCCTCAATTTGTTGAATTTCGCCAACCCGGTCTTTGCCATATCGGTCGGCCTGGGCAATTGCCTGCCGGCACTGGCGGCCTGGATGTGGCTGCATAAGGTGCGGGGACCGCAGCCCTTGTTCGATGGCCCGTCCGGTCTGATAGCCTTTCTAAGCGTTCCGGTTCTGCTGACCCCGATGCTCAGCGCTTCTGCGGGCATCCTGTCCTCCATCGCCGGAGGGGCGGACCTGGGCGAGGGGCTTGCCAGCGCCTGGGTTAGCTGGTGGGTGGGTGATGCCATGGGCGTGCTGCTGGTGGCGCCGCCGCTGATCCTGATGGCGGCGCCGGGTGCCATGGCTCTGTTGCGTCGGCGCTGGGGCACAGCATTGGGCCTGGTGCTGGCGGGGGCAGCGCTGCTGTCCGGCATGGCGCTGGTGGATACGCTGTGGCTGCGGGAGGCGGGGCGGTTTGCGCTGTTCTGCCTGATCCTGGCGGCGGGGCTGCGCCTCGGGCTGCTGGGTACATCCATTTACACGCTGCTGGTGGCTACGGGCCTAACGCTGCTGACGGCACGGGGCCTGGGTCCGTTCGCATCGACGGACTATCATGCAAGTTTCGCCACGTTGCTGGCCGCCCTGTCCATTCTGGCTGTGGCCGGGCTGGCGCTTGCCACCGTCATGGCCACGCTGCGCCGCGTGATGCTGGCCGAACGCGATGCACGCCATCAGGCCGAACAGGCCCTGACCCGCTTGTGTCAGACGCAGGATAATCTGGTGCAGGCGGAAAAAATGGCGTCGCTGGGCCGCTTGGTCGCCGGCATCGCGCATGAGGTGAACACCCCCGTCGGCACGGCCCTGGCCGCCGCCACGCGTCTGGCCAATGACACGCGTGGGATCGAACAGGCGCTGGCCACCGGCACCCTGCGCCGCGAACAAATGAATGAGTATATTGACGCCACTTCGCTGGCGGCCCGCATCCTGCAATCGAATATGGAACGCGCGGCAAGGCTGATTGAAAGCTTCAAGCATGTGGCCGTTGACCGTACGCGCCAGGATCGCCGCCGTTTCGATCTGGCCGGATACCTAGAAGAGGTTGTGATCTCCCTGCGCCCGCAGACGCGCAAGACCCCGCACGCCATCGCACTGACCGGTGCTACCCGCCTGCCGGTGGACACCTATCCCGATGCGGTGGCGCAGCTTGTCACCAATCTGCTGGTCAATGCCGTCACCCACGCGTTTGTCGATGGGCAGACGGGCCGCATCGAGCTGGACCTGCGCGCAGATGAACAGGGCTGGGTGGAATTGCGGGTCCGCGATGATGGTAAGGGCTTGGCCCGTGAACAGTTGGACCGGGTATTCGAACCCTTCTTCACGACGGGCCGCGAACGCGGCGGCAGCGGCCTTGGTCTTTATCTGGCCTATAGCCAGGTCAGCCAAAAGCTGGCCGGCACCCTGATTGTGGAAAACAGCCAGCCAGACAATGGCACCTGCTTCCTGGCCCGGTTCCCGGCCGTGGCGCCGCCGGCCAGCGAGACGGGCGAGGTTCGCCCCACGCCGCCGCCGCCCATCGACCTTGCCGCCAAGCGCCGCAGCGCCTGA
- a CDS encoding alpha/beta fold hydrolase: MMRLLGKILLGLLLLIVAGVGGFAWWAWTPDLSRAEAEAKFARGPGDFVEASGLRFHVRQEGPEGAAVLVMIHGNASMLQSWDGWAADLSKDYRVIRYDLAGHGLTGPDPAGTYSPERDAVQLKALLDTLKVEKATLIGNSLGGQIAWHFAAANPERVEKLVLVAPGGFPLLGIGFGQKVELPPAMKALPYSLKRDAVRTMMAPLYGDPARFSAQMLDTYYNSWLSPGVRPARLQRAAAYMIQDPTETLRTIQAPTLLVWGEKDWLVAFATTPAKFQAALPNSSLVSFPGLGHMPQEEDPAATVAKVREFLMQ; encoded by the coding sequence ATGATGCGCCTGTTGGGAAAAATCCTGTTGGGCCTGCTGCTGCTGATCGTGGCGGGGGTGGGTGGCTTTGCCTGGTGGGCCTGGACGCCCGACCTGTCACGGGCCGAGGCCGAGGCGAAGTTCGCACGCGGACCCGGTGATTTTGTCGAGGCATCGGGCCTGCGCTTCCATGTGCGGCAGGAGGGGCCGGAAGGGGCCGCGGTACTGGTGATGATCCATGGCAACGCCTCCATGCTGCAAAGCTGGGACGGCTGGGCCGCCGACCTGTCCAAGGATTATCGCGTCATCCGCTATGATCTGGCAGGCCATGGCCTGACCGGACCGGACCCCGCCGGTACCTACAGCCCGGAACGCGATGCGGTGCAGTTGAAGGCGCTGCTGGACACGCTGAAGGTGGAGAAGGCCACCCTGATCGGCAATTCGTTGGGCGGGCAGATCGCCTGGCACTTCGCAGCGGCCAACCCGGAGCGGGTGGAGAAACTGGTGCTGGTCGCCCCCGGTGGGTTCCCCCTGCTGGGCATCGGGTTTGGACAGAAGGTCGAACTGCCGCCCGCCATGAAGGCCCTGCCCTACTCCCTGAAACGCGATGCGGTGCGGACTATGATGGCTCCGCTCTATGGCGATCCGGCGCGGTTCAGCGCGCAGATGCTGGATACCTATTATAATTCCTGGCTGTCGCCCGGCGTGCGCCCAGCCCGGCTGCAACGCGCCGCCGCCTATATGATCCAAGACCCGACGGAAACCCTGCGCACCATCCAGGCGCCGACCCTGCTGGTCTGGGGCGAGAAGGACTGGCTGGTCGCGTTCGCCACGACGCCGGCCAAGTTCCAGGCAGCATTGCCCAACAGCAGCCTGGTCAGCTTCCCCGGCCTGGGCCACATGCCACAGGAAGAAGACCCGGCGGCCACGGTGGCGAAGGTCCGGGAATTCCTGATGCAGTGA
- a CDS encoding methyltransferase domain-containing protein translates to MYSDVLDLREFYRSSTGQVVRRLIRRRIRELWPDLRGQRVLGIGYATPYLTMFQEEAERVMAVMPASQGVIAWPPDGPGQVTLADEAELPFPDMSIDRILLIHGLECTEELRPLMREIWRVMAGGGRLITVVPNRRGIWARSDSTPFGQGSPFTPGQLRSTLKANMFVPEREDCALFLPPTRLRFMLASAPAVEELGHRCFRAFAGVHMVEASKQIYANAARAKVRERQRVLSPQAQPVFGRVTAERKRET, encoded by the coding sequence ATGTACAGTGACGTCCTTGATCTTCGCGAATTCTACCGCTCCAGCACGGGACAGGTGGTGCGCCGCCTGATCCGCCGCCGCATCCGGGAACTATGGCCCGACCTGCGGGGACAGCGTGTGCTGGGCATTGGCTATGCCACGCCCTACCTGACCATGTTCCAGGAAGAGGCGGAGCGGGTGATGGCCGTGATGCCGGCCAGCCAGGGCGTGATTGCCTGGCCGCCCGACGGTCCGGGGCAGGTGACTTTGGCGGATGAGGCGGAGTTGCCGTTCCCCGACATGTCCATCGACCGCATCCTGCTGATCCACGGGCTGGAATGTACCGAGGAATTGCGACCCCTGATGCGGGAAATCTGGCGGGTGATGGCAGGCGGTGGACGCCTGATTACCGTGGTGCCCAACCGTCGCGGCATCTGGGCCCGGTCCGACAGCACGCCGTTCGGCCAGGGAAGCCCCTTCACGCCGGGACAATTGCGCAGCACGCTGAAGGCGAACATGTTCGTGCCGGAGCGGGAGGATTGCGCCCTGTTCCTGCCGCCCACCCGCCTGCGCTTCATGCTGGCCAGCGCGCCAGCGGTGGAGGAACTGGGGCACCGCTGTTTCCGCGCCTTTGCCGGCGTTCACATGGTGGAAGCGTCCAAGCAGATCTATGCCAACGCGGCCCGCGCCAAGGTGCGCGAACGCCAGCGCGTGCTGTCACCCCAGGCCCAGCCCGTGTTCGGCCGCGTCACCGCCGAGCGCAAGCGCGAGACCTGA